One genomic segment of Gossypium arboreum isolate Shixiya-1 chromosome 3, ASM2569848v2, whole genome shotgun sequence includes these proteins:
- the LOC108458478 gene encoding glucan endo-1,3-beta-glucosidase 3-like — protein MAIFLLLLLLLVSAVSGDEDAYIGVNIGTDLSDMPTPTEVVALLKAQRIRHVRLYDADQAMLLALAKTGIQVTVSVPNDQLLGIGQSNATAANWVARNIVAHVPATNITAIAVGSEVLTALPNAAPILVSALKFIHSALVASNLDDQIKVSTPHSSSIILDSFPPSQAFFNRSWDPVMVPLLKFLQSTGSYLMLNVYPYYDYMQSNGKIPLDYALFRPLPPNKEAVDANTLLHYTNVFDAVVDAAYFAMSYLNFTNIPIVVTESGWPSKGDSSEPDAIVDNANTYNSNLIKHVLNNTGTPKHPGIAVSTYIYELYNEDLRPGSDSEKNWGLFDANGIPVYTLHLTGADTVFANDTTNKTFCIAKRGADPKMLQAALDWACGPGKVDCSPLLMGHPCYEPNNVASHSTYAFNAYYQRMAKSPGTCDFKGVATITTSDPSHGLCIFPGSSRKNGTLINGTSLAPSSNDTSSARPPQSYGTGSFTTSVMIGVLLTGAVFL, from the exons ATGGCCATTTTCTTGCTGCTTTTGCTTTTGCTTGTCTCTGCTGTTTCTGGTGATGAAG ATGCCTACATTGGTGTGAACATTGGTACGGACCTTTCGGACATGCCAACTCCTACTGAAGTGGTGGCCCTTCTCAAGGCTCAGAGAATAAGACATGTTAGACTTTATGATGCTGACCAAGCCATGCTCCTTGCGCTTGCCAAAACAGGTATCCAGGTGACTGTCTCTGTCCCCAATGACCAACTCCTCGGTATCGGTCAGTCAAATGCCACTGCAGCTAATTGGGTGGCTCGCAATATTGTAGCCCATGTCCCTGCCACCAACATCACAGCAATAGCTGTCGGATCTGAAGTTCTAACAGCACTCCCGAATGCTGCTCCCATTCTAGTTTCTGCCTTAAAGTTCATCCATTCTGCCCTTGTAGCTTCTAATCTCGACGATCAAATCAAAGTCTCTACTCCACATTCTTCTTCAATTATTTTGGACTCTTTTCCACCTTCACAAGCTTTCTTTAACCGTTCATGGGATCCAGTCATGGTTCCATTGCTAAAATTTTTGCAGTCTACGGGGTCGTACCTCATGCTTAATGTATATCCGTATTATGATTATATGCAATCAAATGGCAAGATCCCATTGGACTATGCACTTTTCCGTCCTCTTCCTCCTAACAAAGAAGCCGTCGATGCTAACACACTCCTGCATTATACTAATGTCTTCGATGCTGTTGTTGATGCAGCATATTTTGCAATGTCTTATTTAAACTTTACCAACATTCCGATTGTAGTAACTGAATCTGGTTGGCCTTCTAAGGGTGATTCTTCTGAGCCTGATGCTATAGTTGATAATGCTAATACATACAACAGTAACCTGATCAAGCATGTGCTCAATAACACTGGGACTCCTAAACACCCTGGGATTGCAGTTAGTACATACATCTATGAGCTTTACAATGAAGATTTGAGACCTGGGTCTGACTCGGAAAAAAACTGGGGGCTATTTGATGCCAATGGAATACCAGTTTATACTTTGCACTTGACAGGTGCTGATACTGTTTTCGCGAATGACACAACGAACAAAACTTTTTGCATTGCGAAGCGGGGTGCTGATCCAAAGATGTTACAAGCAGCTCTTGATTGGGCTTGTGGACCAGGGAAAGTTGATTGCTCACCTTTGCTGATGGGGCATCCGTGTTATGAGCCCAATAACGTGGCTTCCCATTCAACTTATGCTTTCAATGCGTATTACCAGCGGATGGCCAAATCTCCTGGCACCTGTGATTTCAAGGGGGTGGCTACCATCACTACAAGTGATCCGA GTCATGGTTTGTGTATATTTCCTGGAAG TTCCAGAAAGAATGGAACTTTAATTAATGGTACATCGCTGGCTCCTTCATCGAATGACACAAGTTCAGCCCGCCCACCACAATCCTATGGCACTGGTTCTTTCACAACCTCTGTGATGATAGGTGTTTTACTTACAGGTGCTGTTTTCTTGTAG